The nucleotide window GGCACGAAGCGTGGGTGGAAAAGCCGATGTGACCAATGCGCCCCTGGGCGCGGAAGCGTTCGGCCACCTCGTGGCAGCCGCCGGGACGCAAGGTCCACTCCACCGTCTTGGTGTCGTTGAGGCCGTGAAACGCGAACAAATCGATCCGCGCTACGCCCAGGCGCGCGAACGACTCCTCGAGGTGGCGTTCGAACTCGGCCGGATCGGCTCTTGGTGCCACTTTCGTTTGCAAAATGATCTCGTCACGAGGCAGCGACTGCAGCGCAGCGCCCACCTGGGCCTCGCTGGTGCCGTAGCCCCGTGCAGTCTCGAAGTGAGTGATGCCGAGCGCAAAGGCTCTCTGCAAGGTGGAGAGAAGGTTGGCCTGGCTCTTCTTTCCCACCGGCGTGTTCGCCACCCACGACTCCTGAAAGCGCATGCCCCCGCAGGAAAAGACGGGCATGGCGAGGCCGGTCCGGCCGAAGGTTCGATAGCGCATGGTCAGCCGCCGTGGTTGTCGCGAAGCACGGCTTGGCCCTGGGCGGGCGCCAGCAACGCCTGCGCTCGCCTCGCATCGTTGCCGGCAAGCAGCAAATGGCCTTGCACTTCTTCGGCGCAGACGAACAGATCGGTGCCCGGGGAAGCCTGGCTATCACGAATGGTGGCGTTTTTGCCCTGGGTCAGGAAAATCGCGGCCCCTGCGGCCTGGGCTTGGCGGCCGCTGAACTGGCTGATGCTGATGTCCTCGAAGGCCCGCACGTGCAGCGCCTCCGTGAAGTACTCGGGGACGCCGCTTTCCCAGGACACGTCGAAGGCGCGAATCGCGAGATCTTTGACGTTCTCACAGTGGAGGGCTGGGATGTCGTGTTTGAAGATCGATTGGGCCTTGTCGCGCGTGGCGCGCAGGTCGAAGTTGCCGCCGTAGTCGGCTTGCAGGGCCCCCTTGCGGATGTGCAGCTCGACGTCCTCGAAGCTGAGGTTTTCGATGACGCTGTCGGGGCTGCCGTAAACGATCATGCCGGCTTCGCCCACTGCCCGAATGTTGCGAAAGCGCAGGTTGCGTATGCGGCCCGGCGTTTGGGCTTCTGGGTCCCACAGCAGCGCCGAGACGTGAATGGGCTCTCCGTTGCCCCACCATCGCCCGGAGTAGTGCTGGGTTTCGATGATGATGTTCGAGAACGAAACGTTCTCGACGTCGAAGGCGCTGCGCACGAACACGGCCAGGCCCCGGTTGGCCGCCCGGATGACGAGGTTGTCGAAGCTGCAGTCGCGGATATGGCCGTCCTTGAAGCCCACGCGCACGCCCGCGGACCGGCTCGTCAAGGTGCAGGCGGACACGATCACGTCGCGGCTTCCGAACACCGCGAGGCAGTCGTCGCCGGTGTCGATGTCGCATCCGATGATGCGCACGCGTTCGCAGCGGGTAAGGTCGATGCCATCATCGTTGGGAATGCGGTTGCCGTTTTTGCGGCTGTTGATGTCCACCCCGTGCACGCGCACGTTCACGCAGCGCTCGAAGTGAACGGTCCAGGTAGGCGAGTTCTGGATGGTGACGCCCTCGAGCAGGGCGTTGCGGCAGTCGATGAAGCGTACGAGGTTCCCAGGCCGATCGTCGCCCCGTGCGAAGGGGCCGTGAACGAAGCCCTCGGGCCCCACCTTCATGAACTGCTCCCCTTGTCGGGTAAAGCGTGCGTCGAAGTCCTTGCCTGCGTACGTGAGGTCTTCGCGCACGAAGGCGCGTGCGCTGCCGTCGATGGTGCCCCTCCCGACGATGGCCACGTCCTCCGCTTGCCGGGCGGTGACGAGGCCCGCGCGGTTCGATTCGTGTCCACTCGCGCCGGCCTCCTCCTGAGGGTAATCCTCGAGCCGGGTGGTGGCCGCGAGCACGCTGCCGGCGTCGAGGTGCAAGGTGGTGCGGCTGCCGATACGAAGGGGCCGGGTCAGGTAAACGCCCGCCGGAACGAAGACGGTGCCCCCGCCCTGCTGGGCGGCTTGGTCCAGGGCGGCTTGCAGCGCGTCCGTGTCGTCGGCCACGCCGTCTCCGCGGGCGCCAAGGCGTCGCACGTCGAGCCAGCCCACGCCCTGGGGCCCGTGGGCGCAGCCCAGCACACCCGTGGCCGCTAGCCATCCCACGCCGCTTCGCTGCAAAAAAGCCCGGCGGCCGGGCACGGGGACGATGGATCTGGGGGCGGGCGCGGGGGCGGGCGGAGAGGACATGCCTCGTCACCATAGACGGCCGTGCGAAAGCCCGTCAACGGCTCGGGGCCTGTCTTCGCGGCGTGCGGGGCCGGGACGCAAGATCGCTCAGAGCGACAAGCCACAGAACACCCGGGCTTGCCGGGGTCCGATCGAGACCGGCAGGCCCTTTTGGGCCAGCGCGAGCCCGCCGTGAACCTGCACCTCGGTGCCAAACGGGTCCGAAAAGCGGAGCTCGTCGGGCAGACCCGTCTCGGCGGCAAACCGCACGCGTCCGCGGGAGGGGTGGTCCCCGTGGTTGAGCACGATCACCGTGGGCACGTTGCCGACCCACCAGGCCCAGGCCACGAGCGCCCCGTGCCCGTCGTCTGGGGCCGTGGGCTCGACGCTCAGCGGGGAAAAGCGGCCCCGCTGCAAGGGAAGGGAGGCCGACAGCACCAGCAGCCGCCGGTGAAAATCTGCGAGCTCTTCGTCGCGGGGCTCCGTGGGCTCGCGGATGAGCTGCACCGGCACCCGCACGCGCTTGCCTTCGAGTTGACCGTCTTGCATCAAGCGCACACCCGGTAGGGTGGCCGCCGCAACCGCGGCCCCGCGCACGCGCGCGGCCCCGAAGGTGGCGATGGCCCTCGGTTCATCGTGGTTTTCCACAAAGCGTACGCCATGCCGAAGAAAGCTGTTTTGACCCAGAAAATGAACCCGCACGCTCTCGGCGTCGCCGTGGA belongs to Myxococcales bacterium and includes:
- a CDS encoding right-handed parallel beta-helix repeat-containing protein is translated as MSSPPAPAPAPRSIVPVPGRRAFLQRSGVGWLAATGVLGCAHGPQGVGWLDVRRLGARGDGVADDTDALQAALDQAAQQGGGTVFVPAGVYLTRPLRIGSRTTLHLDAGSVLAATTRLEDYPQEEAGASGHESNRAGLVTARQAEDVAIVGRGTIDGSARAFVREDLTYAGKDFDARFTRQGEQFMKVGPEGFVHGPFARGDDRPGNLVRFIDCRNALLEGVTIQNSPTWTVHFERCVNVRVHGVDINSRKNGNRIPNDDGIDLTRCERVRIIGCDIDTGDDCLAVFGSRDVIVSACTLTSRSAGVRVGFKDGHIRDCSFDNLVIRAANRGLAVFVRSAFDVENVSFSNIIIETQHYSGRWWGNGEPIHVSALLWDPEAQTPGRIRNLRFRNIRAVGEAGMIVYGSPDSVIENLSFEDVELHIRKGALQADYGGNFDLRATRDKAQSIFKHDIPALHCENVKDLAIRAFDVSWESGVPEYFTEALHVRAFEDISISQFSGRQAQAAGAAIFLTQGKNATIRDSQASPGTDLFVCAEEVQGHLLLAGNDARRAQALLAPAQGQAVLRDNHGG